The proteins below are encoded in one region of Leptospira hartskeerlii:
- a CDS encoding MFS transporter, whose protein sequence is MILFYYLSSILGLLAGNMFNYTAIILSQSISNSDTFSGWVFFFICFPLLFLSFTAGRLLDKYSRKWLLAAAQISMACGSGFAALALHLEWISPGKPYLLLVSSVLSGIGLSFVMPGRFAILGDLLEHSKIGKHSVWLNTLVLFGYGLAPLVAGYFKEYFSFKYVFMSIGSAYVLSVFFLVLIPVQMRERSQTSSGPGISELVEYLKNSPLVSQFLLLMGAVVLLVGPVQVLLPKYAKEILGLSEGQRGAILSALGVGLVIGGGVTFLLHGLKKKGHILFGSALFSCFLFSLIPFLAESLVLTSICFFVFGFMTGVIITLIPAGIQQNTENHIRGRILSLYSLVFLLVPAFSGILSGFFSDRIGIPSTFVWSGFLEMGVLIYLSWRMDQVRNHY, encoded by the coding sequence GTGATTCTTTTTTACTATCTTTCTTCTATTTTGGGCTTACTCGCGGGTAATATGTTCAATTATACCGCCATTATTCTTTCCCAAAGCATTTCCAATTCGGATACTTTTTCTGGGTGGGTCTTCTTCTTTATATGTTTTCCTCTTCTGTTTTTAAGTTTCACCGCAGGTAGATTATTAGATAAATATTCCAGGAAATGGCTTCTTGCAGCAGCTCAAATTTCTATGGCCTGTGGTTCCGGATTTGCTGCTTTGGCATTGCATTTGGAATGGATCTCTCCTGGAAAACCGTATCTTCTTCTAGTATCCTCAGTCCTTTCCGGGATAGGACTCTCTTTTGTGATGCCTGGGAGATTTGCGATACTAGGAGATCTATTAGAACATTCTAAAATAGGAAAACATAGTGTTTGGCTAAACACTCTTGTTCTTTTTGGCTATGGTCTTGCTCCTTTAGTAGCCGGATATTTTAAGGAATATTTTTCCTTTAAATATGTTTTTATGAGCATAGGCTCCGCTTATGTTCTGAGCGTTTTCTTTTTGGTATTGATCCCGGTACAGATGAGGGAAAGAAGCCAAACTTCTTCCGGTCCAGGGATCTCTGAGTTAGTTGAGTATTTAAAAAATTCTCCGTTAGTATCTCAGTTCTTATTACTAATGGGCGCCGTGGTTCTGTTAGTCGGTCCAGTTCAGGTCCTTCTTCCTAAATACGCCAAGGAAATTTTAGGTCTAAGCGAAGGGCAAAGAGGAGCCATACTTTCCGCTTTAGGGGTTGGGCTTGTAATCGGGGGAGGAGTTACATTTCTTCTTCATGGTTTAAAGAAGAAGGGGCATATTCTTTTCGGATCCGCTCTCTTCAGTTGTTTTTTGTTCTCACTTATTCCGTTTCTTGCGGAAAGTTTGGTGCTAACTTCCATTTGTTTTTTCGTGTTTGGGTTTATGACCGGAGTGATCATCACTCTGATCCCGGCGGGGATCCAGCAAAATACTGAAAATCATATCAGAGGAAGGATACTTTCTCTCTATAGCCTGGTCTTTCTTTTGGTGCCTGCATTTTCCGGAATTTTATCCGGATTTTTCTCCGATCGGATCGGAATTCCTTCTACATTCGTTTGGTCAGGTTTTTTGGAAATGGGCGTATTAATCTACCTCAGTTGGAGAATGGACCAAGTACGGAATCATTATTAA
- a CDS encoding tetratricopeptide repeat protein, whose product MVTESFKQTLKLYDEGLALYKNRKFKEAWELFKKAVEITPNDGPSKKYIGRCEAFIANPPPEDWDGVFEMKTK is encoded by the coding sequence ATGGTCACCGAGTCTTTTAAACAAACTCTCAAATTGTACGACGAGGGTCTCGCACTGTACAAGAATAGAAAGTTCAAGGAAGCTTGGGAACTATTCAAAAAAGCAGTAGAGATCACTCCGAACGACGGGCCTTCTAAAAAATATATAGGACGCTGCGAAGCATTTATCGCGAATCCTCCACCTGAAGATTGGGATGGGGTTTTCGAGATGAAAACGAAATAA
- the cdaA gene encoding diadenylate cyclase CdaA, translating into MDFLKNISLFQSDKFGIVMVLDILIVSFLIYQFYSTIRRTRGVQLLLGIGLIWVLGIFAQTLNFELLDWIIDNIRPALVFAIIVLLQPELRKITGDMARLRLFRPFLLKTVTDLDEIVEAAKIMAKNKTGSLIAIVREHSLKDIAEQAVQLDAILSTSLLLTIFKKNTALHDGAVIIEQNRIACAGAFLPMAQNLDDARMGARHRAALGIAEESDAVVVVTSEETGEISVCHDGEMIHPVKPIELKNLLNTILQEKKAGPVNPNSDKKTESEEIGESND; encoded by the coding sequence ATGGATTTTTTAAAAAACATCAGTTTATTCCAAAGTGATAAGTTCGGGATCGTTATGGTCCTGGATATTCTGATCGTTAGTTTTTTAATCTATCAATTCTATTCTACCATCCGTAGGACAAGAGGGGTCCAGCTTCTCTTGGGGATCGGCCTTATTTGGGTGCTTGGGATCTTTGCCCAAACATTGAATTTTGAACTTCTGGATTGGATCATAGACAATATCCGTCCTGCACTTGTGTTTGCGATCATCGTTCTACTCCAGCCGGAACTTCGTAAGATCACTGGCGATATGGCGAGGCTTCGATTGTTCCGTCCTTTTCTTTTAAAGACTGTAACTGATCTGGATGAGATCGTAGAGGCCGCCAAGATCATGGCCAAAAATAAGACGGGATCTTTGATTGCGATCGTCAGAGAGCATAGTCTCAAAGACATCGCGGAGCAAGCGGTTCAGTTGGATGCTATTCTCTCTACGAGTCTTCTTCTTACCATATTCAAAAAGAATACCGCGCTTCATGATGGAGCAGTCATCATAGAGCAGAACCGGATCGCATGTGCAGGTGCTTTTTTACCGATGGCCCAAAATTTAGACGATGCACGTATGGGCGCTAGACACAGAGCGGCGCTCGGGATCGCGGAAGAATCCGACGCTGTAGTAGTGGTCACTTCGGAAGAAACAGGAGAAATTTCGGTCTGTCACGATGGGGAAATGATCCATCCGGTCAAACCGATCGAATTAAAAAATCTTTTAAATACTATCCTTCAGGAAAAGAAAGCAGGACCAGTAAATCCAAACTCCGACAAAAAGACCGAGTCTGAAGAAATAGGGGAGTCGAATGATTAA
- a CDS encoding PilZ domain-containing protein, whose protein sequence is MRENLGLVFFFLKVLYLRQRLGREKMERRRAPRYSSEELCKFEVHANIEDLAFNGFVFDISEVGVGLIGPINDEHKIALGSHLKGYIQSPDRSNRILFEGTIVRKDFITYEDQDYLILGINFSVRIPMPGYITKLAISIDKAFF, encoded by the coding sequence TTGAGAGAAAATCTTGGGTTGGTTTTTTTCTTTTTAAAAGTCTTATACTTACGACAAAGGTTGGGTAGAGAAAAAATGGAACGCAGGAGAGCGCCTCGGTATTCTTCCGAAGAATTATGTAAATTTGAAGTGCATGCCAATATAGAAGATCTGGCGTTTAATGGATTTGTATTTGATATTTCCGAAGTAGGAGTAGGGTTGATCGGTCCGATAAATGACGAACATAAAATCGCTTTAGGGTCTCATCTAAAGGGTTACATTCAGAGTCCTGACCGAAGTAATCGGATACTTTTCGAAGGTACTATAGTTAGAAAGGACTTTATTACCTATGAAGATCAAGATTACCTTATTTTGGGCATTAATTTTTCGGTTAGAATTCCTATGCCAGGCTATATTACTAAATTGGCAATATCGATAGATAAAGCTTTCTTCTAG
- the dapB gene encoding 4-hydroxy-tetrahydrodipicolinate reductase has product MARKNRVAVIGASGRMGKAIIQVLSQSKVSELSAAVVSKGSVYLGLDSGLHSGLKQNEILFSDDLSKSISDSDTVIDFSIREILSDVLSACKEFKKPVVVGTTGITETHKELLKETSKMIPIVYSPNMSIGVNLLFKLTEIAARVMGDLADIEIQDIHHRHKKDAPSGTAEKLKAILLETLSRTESNVIHGRHGILPERDPKEIAIHTLRAGEVIGDHTVYFFTPEERVEISHKAQDRKTFAVGSVKAAEFLIGREKGLYDMFSVLGL; this is encoded by the coding sequence TTGGCCCGCAAGAATCGTGTCGCAGTCATTGGTGCTTCTGGAAGAATGGGGAAGGCTATTATCCAAGTCCTTTCCCAATCTAAAGTTTCGGAACTTTCCGCTGCGGTAGTAAGTAAGGGTTCCGTTTATCTAGGTTTGGATTCCGGTTTACATTCCGGGCTCAAACAAAATGAAATTTTGTTTTCGGACGATCTTTCTAAATCCATTTCAGATTCGGATACTGTGATCGATTTTTCTATTAGAGAAATTTTGTCGGACGTTCTGTCTGCCTGTAAAGAATTCAAAAAACCTGTTGTGGTAGGAACGACAGGCATTACGGAAACTCATAAGGAATTATTAAAAGAAACTTCTAAAATGATCCCGATCGTGTATTCTCCAAATATGTCCATCGGGGTGAATCTTCTATTTAAACTGACTGAGATCGCCGCAAGAGTCATGGGAGATCTGGCCGATATCGAGATCCAAGACATCCATCATCGTCATAAAAAAGATGCTCCTTCCGGAACCGCAGAAAAACTGAAGGCCATACTTTTAGAAACTCTCTCCAGAACGGAGTCAAATGTTATACACGGCCGCCACGGAATTCTTCCGGAAAGAGATCCTAAAGAAATAGCGATCCATACTCTCAGAGCGGGAGAAGTGATCGGAGATCATACAGTCTATTTTTTCACTCCCGAAGAAAGAGTGGAAATTTCCCATAAGGCACAGGATAGAAAAACATTCGCAGTCGGTTCTGTAAAAGCCGCCGAATTTTTGATCGGAAGAGAAAAAGGCCTCTACGATATGTTTTCCGTATTAGGGTTATAA
- a CDS encoding HEAT repeat domain-containing protein translates to MFMKFRVYSVFIICFGWGLGAAAFGLTLGCFGPPRPDLLPEVQEEELPSLEQVISDLKSQNPRMRSQAILELASRNEKKFIPIAREWMRSSEEITRGPAILALGIWKDKSSLPEIMVFLDPKSGIDIGTVLESIARMEDPRAGNRVADLLNQEDANIRLLAVDTLVRINAKQSGKNILISAKSNKDPEKAKTFAMALGKLNVIEAEDYLIDLASHSEPGPTLAASYLALGKIRSKKSVPLLVKALQSDFDKGRENSSISLIEIKDPKILPLVLPILENQDREIRYRAADVLIGVTNTGFSTHILEVLVKGKAIAKAPAAHVLGRIKFSKAREEIENTLVDPNIPDREIIAQSLGYLGDKKSIPVLIKILKEDQTEARYGAVWALGAIGSEEALPYVEEACKSKDQKLAKIASESLGMIASPRSLSLLDKKTEDFPDLAPITLAAITSIPGEESRKILEKYAESENINLHQVAVSQLGAKKDPASVPVLIRLLQEDSRSRNRKLIISALRSVTGLKFASKNEWINWYIVNFSKKHP, encoded by the coding sequence ATGTTTATGAAGTTTAGAGTATATTCTGTTTTTATAATTTGTTTTGGTTGGGGACTGGGAGCTGCCGCTTTTGGCTTGACTTTAGGATGTTTTGGCCCTCCTCGACCGGATCTTTTGCCCGAAGTTCAAGAAGAAGAATTACCAAGCTTAGAACAAGTAATATCGGATCTCAAAAGCCAAAACCCAAGAATGAGGTCTCAAGCTATTTTAGAATTAGCATCCAGAAACGAAAAAAAGTTCATCCCTATCGCTCGAGAATGGATGAGATCTTCGGAAGAGATCACAAGAGGCCCCGCTATCTTAGCATTAGGGATCTGGAAAGATAAATCTTCTCTTCCTGAAATAATGGTTTTTTTAGATCCTAAATCAGGGATCGATATAGGAACTGTGCTAGAATCCATTGCAAGAATGGAAGATCCTCGGGCAGGAAACCGTGTTGCTGATCTTTTAAACCAAGAAGATGCAAATATTCGACTATTGGCTGTTGACACTTTGGTTCGGATCAATGCAAAACAATCCGGAAAAAATATCTTAATCTCCGCCAAATCAAACAAAGATCCGGAGAAGGCTAAAACTTTTGCAATGGCATTAGGAAAACTGAATGTTATTGAAGCGGAAGATTATCTTATAGATCTTGCTTCTCATTCCGAGCCTGGCCCCACTTTGGCGGCTTCTTATTTGGCACTTGGAAAGATCCGAAGTAAAAAGTCCGTTCCACTTCTGGTAAAAGCGTTACAATCGGATTTTGACAAGGGAAGAGAAAATTCTTCTATTTCTCTTATAGAGATCAAAGATCCGAAAATTTTGCCTTTGGTCCTTCCTATTCTAGAAAACCAAGATAGGGAGATCCGATACAGAGCGGCGGATGTTCTAATTGGAGTTACTAACACCGGATTTTCCACTCACATTTTAGAAGTTTTGGTGAAAGGTAAAGCTATAGCAAAGGCCCCTGCAGCGCATGTTTTAGGTCGTATCAAATTTTCAAAAGCAAGAGAAGAGATAGAGAATACATTAGTAGATCCGAATATTCCGGATAGAGAGATCATTGCTCAATCCTTAGGATATTTGGGTGATAAAAAAAGTATACCGGTACTTATTAAAATCTTAAAAGAAGACCAAACCGAGGCAAGATACGGAGCAGTTTGGGCGTTAGGTGCAATAGGTTCTGAAGAAGCACTTCCATACGTGGAAGAGGCTTGTAAGTCTAAAGACCAAAAATTGGCAAAGATCGCTTCTGAAAGTTTAGGAATGATCGCTTCCCCTAGATCATTGTCACTTTTAGATAAAAAAACGGAAGATTTTCCGGATTTGGCGCCAATCACGCTAGCAGCAATCACTTCTATTCCAGGGGAAGAATCCCGTAAAATTTTAGAAAAATACGCAGAAAGTGAAAATATAAATCTTCACCAAGTTGCCGTTTCTCAACTAGGGGCCAAAAAAGATCCTGCAAGTGTTCCGGTCTTAATTCGATTGCTGCAAGAGGATTCAAGATCTCGGAATAGAAAGTTGATTATTTCCGCATTAAGATCCGTTACCGGATTGAAGTTCGC
- the dapA gene encoding 4-hydroxy-tetrahydrodipicolinate synthase: MFQGVFTAIITPFRNGKIDYDSYFSLLDKQIQARVSGVVPCGTTGESPTLSHEEHAELIRETVKHVKKRVLVVAGTGSNSTREAVELTEAACKDGVDGILQVNPYYNKPTQEGLYLHFKEIADHSSVPVMLYNIPGRTSVNLLPETVLRLSEHPKIRSMKEATGDLGQMSKLISLVGDKMTVLSGDDNLTLPLLSLGGKGVVSVISNLFPESLVKLVESFQKGDLSSAQKIHYDFVELFALAFIETNPIPIKAVMSWNGFCSGEIRLPMTSLSAGAGADRLKKTVSDLLAKGYK; the protein is encoded by the coding sequence ATGTTTCAAGGCGTATTTACTGCCATTATTACCCCATTCCGGAACGGGAAAATAGACTATGATTCCTATTTTTCTCTTTTGGATAAACAGATCCAAGCGAGGGTAAGCGGTGTGGTGCCATGCGGTACCACTGGCGAATCTCCTACACTTTCTCATGAAGAACACGCGGAACTGATCCGCGAAACCGTGAAACATGTCAAAAAGCGGGTTTTGGTCGTGGCAGGAACCGGTTCCAATTCTACTAGAGAGGCGGTGGAACTGACCGAGGCAGCTTGCAAAGACGGAGTGGACGGGATACTACAAGTCAATCCGTATTATAATAAACCAACTCAAGAAGGTTTGTACCTTCATTTTAAAGAGATCGCGGATCATTCTTCTGTGCCTGTGATGTTGTACAATATTCCGGGTAGGACTTCCGTGAATTTATTGCCGGAAACTGTTCTTCGTCTTTCGGAACATCCAAAGATCAGATCCATGAAAGAAGCCACTGGAGATCTAGGACAAATGTCCAAATTGATCTCTCTTGTCGGAGACAAGATGACTGTTCTTTCCGGAGATGATAATCTGACCCTTCCTCTTCTTTCCTTAGGCGGAAAAGGTGTAGTTTCCGTTATCTCGAATCTATTCCCGGAAAGTTTAGTGAAGTTAGTTGAGTCCTTTCAAAAAGGGGACTTGAGCTCTGCGCAAAAGATCCATTATGATTTCGTAGAATTATTCGCGTTAGCATTTATAGAAACCAATCCTATTCCGATCAAAGCGGTAATGAGTTGGAATGGATTCTGTTCCGGTGAGATCCGTCTTCCTATGACATCTTTGAGTGCGGGCGCTGGAGCGGATCGTTTGAAAAAAACGGTTTCCGATCTGTTAGCAAAAGGTTATAAATAA
- the acpS gene encoding holo-ACP synthase, with protein sequence MKITVGNDIVENSRIRDLLNKHGDRFLKRVFSETEIAYCSGRKDPVPHLSGRFCVKEAFIKAIEPGHKVILDMREIELFGKDFGKKELVLHGKSKELFIEKGYSGVSVSISHAENYSTAVVVLYKE encoded by the coding sequence ATGAAGATCACCGTAGGGAATGATATCGTAGAAAATTCCAGGATCAGAGACTTACTCAATAAACACGGAGATCGATTTCTGAAAAGAGTATTTTCCGAAACTGAGATCGCGTATTGTTCGGGCAGAAAAGATCCAGTCCCTCATCTCAGCGGAAGATTTTGTGTAAAAGAAGCATTCATTAAGGCGATAGAACCCGGTCACAAAGTGATCCTTGATATGAGAGAAATCGAACTTTTCGGGAAAGATTTTGGAAAAAAAGAATTGGTACTTCACGGAAAATCCAAAGAATTGTTCATCGAGAAAGGCTATAGCGGTGTTTCCGTATCCATCAGCCATGCGGAAAATTATTCTACTGCAGTTGTCGTTCTCTATAAGGAGTGA
- the rpsB gene encoding 30S ribosomal protein S2, translating to MSVISMKNLLETGVHFGHQTRKWNPKMAPYVFTARNGIHIIDLQKTVQKAKEAYDALKKITSEGKKVLFVGTKKQARGAIEREALRCSMFFINNRWPGGLLTNWNTVKKSIARLKKLEGMETDNTFEKEVKTKKEVLSLRRELDKLRKTLGGIKDMTSIPEILFVIDPKKEEIAVKEARKLGLKIFAVVDTNCDPELIDYPIPGNDDAIRAISLFLETMSNAVIEGTGGVVEQPRFSEDLDSEALALEYQGEYDESGKFIMDEDPVGAKKEDPAATAAAAPATEATPAPEASSTIEIDKAE from the coding sequence ATGTCAGTAATTTCCATGAAAAACCTTCTGGAAACCGGAGTTCACTTCGGTCACCAGACAAGAAAATGGAATCCGAAAATGGCTCCCTATGTCTTCACAGCAAGAAACGGGATCCATATCATCGACCTTCAAAAAACCGTTCAAAAAGCGAAAGAAGCTTATGACGCGTTGAAGAAGATTACTTCCGAAGGAAAAAAAGTCCTATTCGTTGGAACTAAAAAACAAGCGAGAGGAGCGATCGAAAGAGAAGCACTCCGTTGTAGCATGTTCTTCATCAATAACCGCTGGCCGGGCGGACTTTTAACTAACTGGAATACAGTTAAAAAATCCATCGCTCGTTTGAAAAAACTAGAGGGAATGGAAACAGACAATACCTTCGAAAAAGAAGTAAAAACTAAAAAAGAAGTTTTATCTCTTCGTAGAGAGCTAGACAAACTCCGCAAAACTCTGGGCGGGATCAAGGACATGACTAGCATTCCTGAAATTCTTTTCGTGATCGATCCTAAGAAAGAAGAGATCGCAGTTAAAGAGGCCCGTAAACTTGGTCTAAAAATTTTCGCAGTAGTTGATACTAACTGTGATCCTGAATTGATCGACTATCCAATCCCAGGTAATGACGACGCGATCCGCGCGATCTCCTTATTCCTCGAAACCATGTCTAATGCGGTGATCGAAGGAACAGGTGGAGTTGTAGAACAACCTCGCTTCAGCGAAGATCTTGATTCAGAAGCACTTGCTTTGGAATACCAAGGTGAATACGACGAAAGTGGTAAGTTCATCATGGACGAGGATCCAGTCGGAGCTAAAAAAGAAGATCCTGCTGCTACTGCAGCGGCGGCTCCTGCTACTGAAGCTACTCCAGCTCCAGAAGCTTCCTCTACAATTGAAATCGATAAAGCCGAGTAA
- a CDS encoding bactofilin family protein, with protein sequence MSKKSATASKPSRTVTEFGTISTVLGRGTHFSGILNFKKPLEISGEFQGEIESEGFLLVSEGAKVRANIKAGTVIVGGEITGNVIATQRLEMLPSGKVNGNIKTAKLQIADGVIFEGNCEMILPNKD encoded by the coding sequence ATGTCAAAAAAATCCGCAACCGCATCCAAACCAAGCCGCACAGTAACCGAATTCGGGACTATCTCCACTGTTTTAGGAAGAGGCACTCATTTCTCAGGTATTCTAAACTTCAAAAAACCTTTGGAGATCTCAGGTGAATTCCAAGGGGAAATAGAATCCGAAGGATTTCTATTAGTTAGCGAAGGAGCCAAGGTCAGAGCCAATATCAAGGCAGGAACTGTAATCGTTGGGGGAGAGATCACAGGAAACGTGATCGCTACCCAAAGATTGGAAATGCTTCCTAGCGGAAAGGTAAACGGAAACATCAAGACTGCCAAGCTGCAGATTGCTGATGGAGTGATCTTCGAAGGCAACTGTGAGATGATCCTTCCTAATAAGGATTGA